A genomic region of Deltaproteobacteria bacterium contains the following coding sequences:
- a CDS encoding cobalamin B12-binding domain-containing protein, translating into MAVGRPLRILVAKPGLDGHDRGAKIIARALRDAGFEVIYTGLHQTPEMVAEAAVQEDVDAVGLSILSGAHLTLFPAVVDELRRRGGGDKVVFGGGIIPDEDIPALGKAGVAKIFTPGASTQEIVDWIRANVQPRVA; encoded by the coding sequence ATGGCTGTAGGCCGCCCGCTTCGCATCCTGGTGGCGAAGCCCGGCCTCGACGGGCACGACCGCGGCGCCAAGATCATCGCGCGGGCGCTGCGCGACGCGGGCTTCGAGGTGATCTACACGGGCCTCCACCAGACGCCCGAGATGGTCGCCGAGGCGGCCGTCCAGGAGGACGTCGATGCGGTCGGGCTCTCGATCCTCTCCGGCGCCCACCTGACGCTCTTCCCCGCCGTCGTCGACGAGCTCAGGCGCCGTGGCGGGGGCGACAAGGTCGTCTTCGGCGGCGGCATCATCCCCGACGAGGACATCCCGGCGCTCGGCAAGGCCGGCGTCGCCAAGATCTTCACCCCCGGCGCCTCGACACAGGAGATCGTCGATTGGATCCGCGCCAACGTCCAGCCGCGGGTCGCCTGA